One Spiroplasma sp. NBRC 100390 DNA window includes the following coding sequences:
- a CDS encoding acetate kinase, whose protein sequence is MILVINAGSSSMKFQLYKVIDNNYEVICKGLAERINIDGIFTIKFNGQEFQTNEDLPDHSATAKVLIAKLKEHKIIQDFADIQGIGHRIVHGGEKFTQSTVITDEVFGEIKRMVTLAPLHNPPAIAAIEAFRNIVSVPNVAVFDTSFHTTIPEENYLYSVPYEWYTEHQVRRYGFHGISYRYITKRLGEVLQKPAANLNTIICHLGNGASVCAVKNGKSFNTSMGLTPLEGLIMGTRSGDIDPSIHQFIANQTGTTLDDITNTLNKKSGLLGISGVSSDLRDVFKSSKDNNRSQLALTMSAKRIAKYIVAYANDLGTNLDAVVFTAGIGENSSDMRQLVINEVKLLNLELSAQANQSSYENENLISTPQASCPVYAMRTNEEVMICEDTYHLINK, encoded by the coding sequence ATGATTTTAGTAATAAATGCTGGAAGTAGTTCAATGAAATTCCAACTGTATAAAGTAATTGATAATAATTATGAAGTAATTTGTAAAGGTTTAGCAGAACGAATTAATATTGATGGAATTTTTACAATTAAATTTAATGGCCAAGAGTTTCAAACAAATGAAGATTTACCAGACCATAGTGCAACAGCAAAGGTTTTAATTGCTAAGTTAAAAGAGCATAAGATTATTCAAGATTTTGCTGATATTCAAGGAATTGGACACCGTATTGTTCATGGCGGGGAAAAGTTTACACAATCAACAGTTATTACTGACGAGGTGTTTGGTGAAATTAAACGAATGGTTACTTTAGCACCATTGCATAATCCACCTGCAATTGCGGCAATTGAAGCGTTCCGTAATATTGTTTCAGTGCCAAATGTGGCTGTTTTTGATACATCGTTTCATACCACAATTCCAGAGGAAAACTACTTATATTCAGTGCCATACGAATGATATACTGAACATCAAGTTCGTCGTTATGGTTTTCATGGAATTTCATATCGTTACATTACAAAACGTTTAGGAGAGGTTTTACAAAAACCTGCTGCTAACCTTAATACAATTATTTGTCATTTAGGGAATGGGGCTTCTGTTTGTGCGGTTAAAAATGGAAAAAGTTTCAATACTTCAATGGGATTAACACCATTAGAGGGGTTAATTATGGGAACACGTAGTGGGGATATTGACCCTTCAATTCATCAGTTTATTGCCAACCAAACTGGTACTACATTAGATGACATTACTAATACGTTAAATAAAAAATCTGGTTTATTAGGAATTTCAGGGGTATCTTCAGATTTACGCGATGTTTTTAAAAGTAGCAAAGATAATAACCGTAGTCAGTTAGCTTTAACAATGAGTGCAAAACGAATTGCAAAGTATATTGTTGCTTATGCTAATGATTTAGGAACCAATCTTGATGCAGTTGTTTTTACGGCCGGAATTGGTGAAAACTCAAGTGATATGCGACAATTGGTAATTAATGAAGTTAAACTTTTAAATTTAGAATTATCAGCACAAGCAAATCAAAGTTCATATGAAAATGAAAATTTAATTTCAACACCACAAGCAAGTTGTCCAGTGTATGCAATGCGAACAAATGAAGAAGTGATGATTTGTGAAGATACATATCATTTAATTAATAAATAA
- a CDS encoding Vmc-like lipoprotein signal peptide domain-containing protein, with amino-acid sequence MKKLMIVLTSLALTAPIAGAVVACKDVNNKGGQTDGTFPTVSNIKAKLKQENYNVDNLDVDLAPGMKTATIRFMPDAPNKPYLTKKMDLTWPTNDITKIITVTSMPYDAAMGKTLPAQTVLDAVNGLNGTKFTLNDVDVKVDQTSYNSTITPKAGGNFTGEAIAIVNEPITFSEAFPLTNIGDIYIAEELWNAYKSKPSDESIQTSLTAAIMEFVGDRNRFAALYKGTMLAVMMDAMSNNGISLTINTNNGEGSLKIEASAAGVINKSVLTANFTIHSTPRKFLNTNDAKPTSGSTINVTLDKSYSAETVDNLRYDLVTKLLGQQFADQYKDIWYDEIWVTFKEDKSGATVNAKPGSKILAASDSLASLMTKIPSYTLNVTFS; translated from the coding sequence ATGAAAAAATTAATGATAGTTTTAACTTCTTTAGCATTAACAGCACCAATTGCGGGGGCTGTAGTTGCTTGCAAGGATGTTAACAATAAAGGTGGGCAAACGGACGGAACTTTTCCAACAGTTTCTAATATTAAAGCAAAATTAAAACAAGAAAATTACAATGTTGATAATTTAGATGTTGATTTAGCACCAGGAATGAAAACAGCAACGATTCGTTTCATGCCAGATGCACCAAACAAGCCATATTTAACAAAAAAAATGGATTTAACATGACCAACCAATGATATTACTAAAATTATTACAGTGACATCAATGCCATATGATGCTGCAATGGGAAAAACTTTGCCAGCCCAAACTGTATTAGATGCTGTTAATGGTTTAAATGGAACAAAATTTACGCTTAATGATGTTGATGTTAAAGTTGATCAAACTAGTTATAATTCAACAATTACTCCAAAAGCGGGTGGAAATTTTACGGGAGAAGCAATAGCAATTGTTAATGAACCAATTACCTTTTCAGAAGCATTTCCTTTAACAAATATTGGTGATATTTATATTGCTGAAGAATTATGGAATGCTTATAAAAGCAAACCGAGCGATGAGTCAATACAAACAAGTTTAACGGCTGCTATTATGGAATTTGTTGGTGATCGTAACCGTTTTGCCGCTTTATATAAAGGTACAATGCTGGCAGTAATGATGGATGCAATGAGTAATAATGGAATTAGTTTAACAATTAATACAAATAATGGTGAAGGAAGTTTAAAAATTGAAGCAAGTGCGGCAGGAGTTATTAATAAGTCAGTATTAACAGCTAATTTTACAATTCATTCAACACCACGAAAATTTTTAAATACCAATGATGCTAAACCAACAAGTGGTAGCACAATTAATGTGACATTAGATAAAAGTTATAGTGCAGAAACAGTTGATAACTTACGTTATGATCTTGTGACAAAATTATTAGGACAACAATTTGCAGATCAATATAAAGATATCTGATATGATGAAATTTGAGTAACCTTTAAAGAAGATAAGTCTGGGGCAACGGTTAATGCTAAGCCAGGATCAAAAATTTTAGCAGCATCAGATTCATTAGCATCATTGATGACAAAGATTCCATCGTATACTTTAAATGTAACTTTTTCTTAA
- a CDS encoding copper homeostasis protein CutC: MFIEIIATNYQDCQIIAQAGNINRIELCTDLNRGGLTPPYDVIKESTEKIKVPIRVMVRHRDDDFYCPDDEYQQIKKDIAYIKTTKAEGIVVGILTPNNQIDLVRMQELITLAHPLAVTFHRAFDLILDKIVAVQQLARLGVKTILTQGGIAPIGENLATLQTLRNYGVQIQGGSGINLTNYQTISQYCDAIHLGSAVREDETWKTTISLSKLQQLQ, translated from the coding sequence ATGTTTATTGAAATTATTGCAACAAATTATCAAGATTGTCAAATTATTGCACAAGCAGGGAATATTAACCGAATCGAATTATGTACTGATTTAAATCGTGGGGGTTTAACCCCACCATACGATGTTATTAAAGAAAGCACCGAAAAAATTAAGGTTCCAATTCGTGTCATGGTTCGTCATCGTGATGATGATTTTTATTGTCCAGATGATGAATATCAGCAAATTAAAAAGGATATTGCTTATATTAAAACAACTAAAGCAGAAGGGATTGTTGTTGGCATTTTAACACCCAACAATCAAATTGACCTTGTTCGAATGCAAGAGTTAATTACCTTAGCACATCCGTTAGCAGTTACTTTTCATCGGGCATTTGATTTAATTCTCGATAAAATCGTAGCGGTTCAACAGTTGGCACGGTTAGGGGTTAAAACCATTCTAACCCAAGGGGGAATTGCGCCAATTGGGGAGAATTTAGCAACTTTACAGACATTGCGAAATTATGGTGTTCAAATTCAAGGCGGGAGCGGAATTAATTTAACCAATTATCAAACAATTAGTCAGTATTGTGATGCCATTCACTTGGGCAGTGCTGTTCGTGAAGATGAAACATGAAAAACAACGATTAGTTTATCAAAATTACAGCAACTACAATAA
- a CDS encoding phosphatase PAP2 family protein: MHQKQISFFIKKSGIFWFFAIPLLIIVVVSIGVLIATGWYTIDYQIAKEFAKGLTNEFAKYWVRFYDQLGNTELIVVVIIYLAILIETWFLLKINQKKMKFEKYYWITTTYYLFGLSAWIIGNIVNLTLIPSTDEGFGPGIDFILFDNYHYKLTSAILVFFYQTILLSLGLYYIRYCLVKKQRLLIEQHWLKAVKALSFLIVSYFVIVIMKGATHRIYYYNAIFGDLIQEHPLFLDHYLQSSFHYGYNLGNGYLNNIPPEWQYPWWKPAFSLFNNPNMPTFKTPWEYAFPSGHINATYCSGSIMLLFLKNKNNNKINWKIKLCFVLWLSHILSMNFALIVERFHWISDTAFTFIFSALIIIIIHFSVNKIFAKHLIL, encoded by the coding sequence ATGCACCAAAAGCAAATAAGTTTTTTTATAAAGAAAAGCGGTATTTTTTGATTTTTTGCCATCCCATTATTAATTATTGTTGTTGTTAGTATTGGTGTTTTAATTGCAACAGGATGATATACTATTGATTATCAAATTGCCAAAGAATTTGCAAAAGGTTTAACAAATGAGTTTGCAAAATATTGAGTCCGTTTTTATGATCAATTAGGAAATACAGAATTAATTGTAGTCGTAATTATTTACCTTGCCATTTTAATTGAAACATGGTTTTTGTTAAAAATTAATCAAAAAAAGATGAAATTTGAAAAATACTATTGAATAACAACTACTTATTATCTTTTTGGTTTAAGCGCCTGAATAATTGGGAATATCGTAAATTTAACATTAATTCCTAGTACTGATGAAGGATTTGGTCCTGGAATTGATTTTATCTTATTTGATAATTACCATTATAAATTAACAAGTGCAATTTTAGTTTTCTTTTATCAAACAATTCTCTTAAGTCTTGGTTTATACTATATTCGTTATTGCTTGGTCAAAAAACAACGATTATTAATTGAACAACATTGATTAAAGGCAGTAAAAGCCTTGAGTTTTTTAATTGTGTCTTATTTTGTCATTGTTATTATGAAGGGGGCAACCCATCGAATTTACTATTATAATGCTATTTTTGGTGATTTAATACAAGAACACCCTCTCTTTTTAGACCACTATTTACAATCATCTTTTCATTATGGTTATAATCTTGGAAATGGATATCTTAATAATATTCCCCCAGAATGACAATATCCATGATGAAAACCAGCATTTTCCTTATTTAATAACCCAAATATGCCAACATTTAAAACACCGTGAGAATATGCTTTTCCTAGTGGCCATATTAATGCAACATACTGCAGTGGTTCAATAATGCTCTTATTTTTAAAAAATAAGAATAATAATAAAATTAATTGAAAAATAAAACTATGCTTTGTCTTATGATTAAGCCATATTTTATCAATGAATTTTGCCCTTATTGTTGAGAGATTTCACTGAATTTCAGACACTGCTTTTACTTTTATTTTCTCAGCGCTCATAATTATTATTATTCATTTTAGCGTTAATAAAATCTTTGCTAAACATCTTATTTTGTAA
- the thiI gene encoding tRNA uracil 4-sulfurtransferase ThiI, which produces MNFDVILVRYGELTTKGKNRNDFTRVLVNNIKNKLREYEKQYQLKKEFDRLFIELLDPTVSQPIINIVKNVFGSSSLSLAKRVDRDLTTIANCAITLVQYYQPDTFKLEVRRSDKTFPLTSTEIKQQLAPKILQQTNVKVDVHHPVLQIDVEIRHQFTYVFINKIKTIGGLPVGISGRGLVMLSGGIDSPVAAFLTMKRGMNVEYLHFATPPHTSEEALEKVKTLVQKLHHYTGQNQQRLHVVNFSMLQHELMHIPDASYRITIMRRMFYRIANILAAKWNCQAIITGESLGQVASQTIESINVINTVSPLPVLRPVLCFDKNEIIAIAKEIDTYQTSILPFEDCCSLFVPKNPVTKPRIAQAEFQEQNLMWQEIIDVIIRKNIKTYVIDRDEIYEES; this is translated from the coding sequence ATGAATTTTGATGTAATATTAGTTCGTTATGGAGAGTTAACAACGAAGGGTAAAAATCGAAATGATTTTACAAGAGTGTTAGTTAATAATATTAAAAATAAGTTACGAGAATATGAAAAGCAATATCAACTAAAGAAAGAATTTGATCGGTTATTTATTGAATTATTAGATCCAACCGTTAGTCAACCAATTATTAATATTGTTAAAAATGTTTTTGGTTCGTCATCATTGTCATTAGCAAAACGTGTTGATCGTGATTTGACAACAATTGCTAATTGTGCGATTACATTAGTACAATACTATCAACCAGATACTTTTAAATTAGAAGTTCGTCGAAGTGATAAGACTTTTCCCTTAACTTCAACTGAAATTAAACAACAATTAGCACCAAAGATTTTACAACAAACAAATGTCAAAGTTGATGTTCATCATCCAGTTTTACAAATTGATGTTGAAATTCGGCACCAATTTACGTATGTTTTTATTAATAAAATTAAAACCATTGGTGGTTTACCAGTTGGAATTTCTGGACGAGGGTTAGTAATGTTATCGGGCGGAATTGATTCGCCAGTTGCCGCTTTCTTAACAATGAAACGGGGAATGAATGTTGAATATTTACATTTTGCAACACCACCCCATACAAGTGAAGAAGCACTAGAAAAAGTTAAAACTTTAGTTCAAAAATTGCATCATTATACTGGTCAAAATCAACAACGCTTGCATGTTGTTAATTTTTCAATGTTACAGCACGAACTAATGCATATCCCTGATGCAAGTTACAGGATTACGATTATGCGCCGCATGTTTTATCGAATCGCAAATATTTTAGCGGCAAAATGAAATTGTCAGGCAATTATTACTGGTGAATCATTAGGGCAAGTTGCATCACAAACAATTGAAAGTATTAATGTTATCAATACTGTTTCACCACTACCAGTGTTACGGCCAGTCTTATGTTTTGATAAAAATGAAATTATTGCAATTGCAAAAGAAATTGATACTTATCAAACATCAATTTTACCGTTTGAAGATTGTTGCAGTCTTTTTGTACCAAAAAATCCCGTGACAAAACCACGGATAGCTCAAGCAGAGTTTCAAGAACAAAATTTAATGTGACAGGAAATAATTGATGTTATAATTAGGAAGAATATAAAGACATATGTAATTGATAGGGATGAAATTTATGAAGAAAGCTAA
- the pta gene encoding phosphate acetyltransferase, which yields MNVLENTLKKINEFSKRIKIIFPEGNSERIQEVAKRLIGTNITPVLIFKTRAEVPTAIADYQAEVLVAEEQNISELAEYLVDLRKGKVSIAEARRLVGECNYLAVLWVKKGLADGMVGGITYDTKDIIGPALRIIKAKPGVKLVSSFFLMVRNDERYIFTDCALNIDPTAEELADIAYLGYEASQVFEFKKPQMALLSFSTKGSGRGTSVDKVREAYEILKGKELKDCRIDGEFQFDAAWDDAIRNKKAPTSALTAPVDIFVFPNLDAGNIGYKIVQRLGGFEAVGPIVIGLDRPVNDLSRGATINDIYNTVLVTAYLCVHK from the coding sequence ATGAATGTATTAGAAAATACACTTAAAAAAATTAATGAATTTTCAAAAAGAATTAAAATCATTTTTCCGGAAGGAAATTCAGAACGAATTCAAGAAGTTGCAAAACGTTTAATTGGAACAAACATTACACCAGTTCTTATTTTTAAAACTCGTGCGGAAGTCCCAACAGCTATTGCTGATTATCAGGCAGAAGTTTTAGTTGCCGAAGAACAAAATATATCAGAACTAGCTGAATATTTAGTTGATTTACGAAAAGGAAAAGTTTCAATTGCTGAAGCAAGACGGTTAGTTGGTGAATGTAATTATTTAGCCGTATTATGAGTTAAAAAAGGTTTAGCTGATGGTATGGTTGGTGGAATTACTTATGATACTAAAGATATTATTGGCCCAGCGTTACGAATTATTAAAGCAAAACCAGGGGTTAAATTAGTTTCATCATTCTTTTTAATGGTTCGTAATGATGAACGTTATATTTTTACTGACTGTGCATTAAATATTGACCCAACAGCGGAAGAACTAGCAGATATTGCTTATTTAGGATATGAAGCAAGTCAAGTCTTTGAATTTAAAAAGCCACAAATGGCTTTATTATCATTTTCAACAAAAGGATCAGGGCGTGGAACTTCTGTTGATAAAGTTCGTGAAGCATATGAAATTTTAAAAGGAAAAGAATTAAAAGATTGTCGGATTGATGGTGAATTTCAATTTGATGCTGCATGAGATGATGCGATTCGTAATAAGAAAGCACCAACATCAGCTTTAACAGCTCCAGTCGATATTTTTGTTTTTCCAAATTTAGATGCTGGGAATATTGGATATAAAATTGTACAACGCTTAGGGGGATTTGAAGCAGTTGGTCCAATTGTGATTGGATTAGATCGTCCGGTTAATGATTTATCACGGGGAGCAACAATTAATGATATTTATAATACTGTTCTTGTTACAGCATATTTATGTGTGCATAAATAA
- a CDS encoding DNA polymerase III subunit alpha: MMIPHLNVRTSYSLLSSLITFDKYFNYAMTNGLSTLAICDSNMFGVYEFHQLAQKNNIKPIIGLNVIILFDNEPYNLNLFARNQNGYFNLVEISSLIMINAEHKTTLTFNDLSKFLTTDLKIIINYTVDNYQPEVFQTLKNNLVNTSDLFLGINNGNATLIDSFQTLGPEEQIIWNNKVQYFTSDDFTAYKVVDTIKTQTLFKESKLNDWYGWVAPPSRYQQYFENIKHFITDIEIFSLSKGTIFDNLLQYPIPSGQTAQQFLAEICQTALKAKKVNGFYGKYEARLSYELDVINKMGFNDYFLIVWDYVRYAKQQNVFVGPGRGSAAGSLVSYLLDITTIDPIAYNLLFERFLNPERKSLPDIDIDFQDDKREMVVEYLFEKYGSDHVAHIVTFQTIGMKMAIRDICRIFDIAIEEADKMSKAVPLEHNYHYEQAISSNPVFEIYQKKYPQVFLHLQKIIGLPRQTGTHAAGVVLTQQRLQTIIPVKEGYNGIYQTQYSMNYLEELGILKMDLLGLRNLTILHDVINNIYQETKVKLDVNKLPLNDQKTYHLLAQGDTKGIFQLESPGMTKVLVDMVPDQLEDIVATSSLYRPGPQDNIPLFIQRKKHLTKVTYIDDRLTEILAPTYGIIVYQEQVMLIAQKVANFSLAKADVLRRAMGKKDASIMVQMKAEFIKEAVKNHYVEKTAQEIWELIYKFAAYGFNRSHAVAYSLLGYQMAYLKANYPSQFLASLLTNVIGDEHKTNDYIALAKKNHLTIVPPNINAPYRQYHTVDNQICVPLLIIKQIGFAFFKKIASEYQKNGPFVDLYDLFIRLYKKGLNRKTYEALCFSGALDLFKMNRITLFNNYQQIITYIELIKTQEENENLVVDFSLAEKPELVIEPDDEVICLEKEYEFLGFYLSNHPLKYIREKEGYQAKTTLISNLRLSLGSTNVLVLVKRIKVIIDKNNNKMAFLDCYDESGEISITAFAGIYKDYANLLKVNNILLLNIKLGTYNNKINGIINRIKFISGEQE; the protein is encoded by the coding sequence ATGATGATTCCCCATTTAAATGTTCGAACAAGTTATAGTTTATTATCATCCTTAATTACGTTTGATAAATATTTTAATTATGCAATGACGAATGGATTATCAACTTTAGCAATTTGTGATAGTAATATGTTTGGAGTTTATGAGTTTCATCAACTTGCACAAAAAAATAACATTAAACCAATTATTGGATTAAATGTTATAATTTTATTTGATAACGAACCCTATAATTTGAATTTATTTGCCCGTAATCAAAATGGGTATTTTAATTTAGTTGAAATTTCATCATTAATAATGATTAACGCTGAACATAAAACAACATTAACTTTTAATGATCTTAGTAAGTTCTTAACAACAGACTTAAAAATCATTATTAATTATACTGTTGATAATTATCAGCCAGAAGTATTTCAAACTTTAAAAAATAATTTAGTTAACACAAGTGATTTATTTTTAGGAATTAATAATGGTAATGCCACCTTAATCGATTCCTTTCAAACTTTAGGACCAGAAGAACAAATTATTTGGAATAATAAAGTACAATATTTTACCAGTGATGATTTTACAGCGTATAAAGTTGTTGATACGATTAAAACACAAACTTTGTTTAAAGAAAGTAAATTAAATGATTGATATGGTTGAGTAGCACCACCAAGTCGTTATCAACAATACTTTGAAAATATTAAGCATTTTATTACTGATATTGAAATTTTTTCATTAAGCAAAGGGACTATTTTTGATAATTTATTACAATATCCAATTCCGAGTGGTCAAACAGCGCAACAATTTTTAGCAGAAATTTGTCAAACAGCGTTAAAAGCAAAGAAGGTAAATGGTTTTTATGGAAAATATGAGGCACGGTTAAGTTATGAATTAGATGTCATTAATAAAATGGGTTTTAATGATTATTTTTTAATTGTATGAGATTATGTTCGTTATGCTAAACAACAAAATGTTTTTGTTGGTCCAGGACGAGGAAGCGCGGCTGGAAGTTTAGTTAGTTATTTGTTAGACATTACAACAATTGACCCGATTGCTTATAATCTTCTTTTTGAACGCTTTCTAAATCCAGAGCGAAAAAGTTTGCCTGATATTGATATTGATTTTCAAGATGATAAGCGCGAAATGGTTGTTGAATATTTGTTTGAAAAGTATGGTAGTGATCATGTTGCTCATATTGTTACTTTTCAAACAATTGGAATGAAGATGGCAATTCGTGATATTTGTCGAATTTTTGATATTGCAATTGAAGAGGCTGATAAGATGAGTAAGGCGGTTCCTTTGGAACATAATTATCATTATGAGCAAGCAATTAGTTCTAATCCTGTTTTTGAAATTTATCAAAAAAAATACCCCCAAGTATTTTTGCATTTACAAAAAATTATTGGTTTACCACGACAAACAGGAACCCATGCGGCGGGAGTTGTGTTAACACAACAACGATTACAAACAATTATTCCAGTTAAAGAAGGTTATAATGGAATTTATCAAACTCAATATTCAATGAACTATCTAGAAGAATTAGGGATTTTGAAAATGGATTTATTAGGATTACGAAATTTAACGATTTTGCATGATGTTATTAATAATATTTATCAAGAGACAAAAGTAAAATTAGATGTAAATAAATTACCATTGAATGACCAAAAAACTTATCATCTGTTAGCCCAAGGAGATACGAAAGGAATTTTTCAATTAGAATCACCAGGAATGACCAAAGTATTAGTTGATATGGTTCCTGATCAACTAGAAGACATTGTAGCAACTTCCTCATTATATCGGCCAGGACCACAAGATAATATTCCACTATTTATTCAACGAAAAAAACATTTAACAAAAGTTACTTACATTGATGATCGCTTAACGGAAATTTTAGCACCAACTTATGGTATCATTGTTTATCAAGAACAAGTTATGTTAATAGCGCAAAAAGTTGCTAATTTTTCACTAGCCAAAGCGGATGTTTTACGACGAGCAATGGGGAAAAAAGATGCAAGTATTATGGTTCAAATGAAAGCTGAATTTATTAAAGAAGCGGTTAAAAACCATTATGTTGAAAAAACAGCCCAAGAAATTTGAGAATTAATTTATAAATTTGCTGCCTATGGTTTTAACCGTAGTCATGCTGTTGCTTATTCATTATTAGGTTATCAAATGGCATATTTAAAAGCAAATTATCCTTCCCAGTTTTTAGCTAGTTTATTAACAAATGTGATTGGTGATGAACATAAAACAAATGATTATATTGCTTTAGCAAAAAAGAATCATTTAACAATTGTTCCTCCTAATATCAATGCGCCATATCGACAATATCATACTGTTGATAATCAAATTTGTGTTCCCTTATTAATTATTAAACAAATTGGTTTTGCTTTCTTTAAAAAAATTGCTAGTGAGTATCAAAAAAATGGTCCTTTTGTTGACTTATATGATTTGTTTATTCGTTTATATAAAAAAGGGTTGAATCGAAAAACTTATGAAGCATTATGTTTTTCGGGAGCATTAGATTTGTTTAAAATGAATCGCATTACTTTGTTTAATAACTACCAACAGATTATTACCTATATTGAATTAATTAAAACCCAAGAAGAAAATGAAAACTTAGTTGTTGATTTTTCTTTAGCTGAAAAGCCAGAGTTAGTAATTGAGCCAGATGATGAGGTTATTTGCTTAGAAAAAGAATATGAATTCTTAGGATTTTATTTATCAAACCATCCTTTAAAGTATATTCGTGAAAAGGAAGGTTATCAAGCTAAAACAACATTAATTAGTAATTTACGATTAAGTTTAGGATCAACAAATGTTTTAGTGTTAGTAAAACGAATTAAAGTAATTATTGATAAAAATAATAATAAGATGGCTTTCTTAGACTGTTATGATGAAAGTGGTGAAATTAGTATTACAGCCTTTGCTGGTATTTATAAAGATTATGCAAATTTATTAAAGGTAAATAACATTTTGTTATTAAATATTAAATTAGGAACATATAATAATAAAATTAACGGAATTATTAATCGTATTAAATTTATTAGTGGGGAGCAAGAATAA